A part of Desulfovibrio legallii genomic DNA contains:
- the csm6 gene encoding CRISPR-associated ring nuclease Csm6: MLLAVCGLRPQIFTETLYALHQTGDFPRRAIILTTQQGAALSREILLGAGGRIAAFLRDYRLPSDANPLVERDILVPYCRGHPVEDITTKEESEAFQELAMRQAWEWTLDTSGRVNFSLAGGRKTMSASLALAAQCYGRQQDRLFHVLAAPHCEADVQFFYPPPGTEGSAHVILAPVPFPRLRSRLPASFLRQPCRPQDLLDHFSLSDAPDVHVYIRERHLTINARGCTLPPALFALFLWFVRHKKEFPCNGWCASCCGRACFTESSSLLADASGIARLYTMVRASDAAASSTGILDLNQENFMAYKAKLNRRLHRDLGALAAYAAILSLGRRPGVRYGLSAIQSSIHIH, translated from the coding sequence GTGCTGCTCGCCGTCTGCGGTCTCAGGCCCCAGATTTTCACGGAAACGCTATACGCGCTGCATCAGACTGGGGACTTTCCTCGCCGTGCCATTATTCTCACTACGCAGCAGGGTGCGGCCCTCAGTCGAGAAATCCTTCTGGGCGCAGGCGGGCGCATAGCCGCTTTTCTTCGCGATTATAGGCTGCCTTCCGATGCCAATCCGCTTGTCGAACGGGACATTCTGGTTCCGTACTGCAGGGGACATCCTGTGGAGGATATCACAACCAAGGAAGAAAGTGAGGCATTTCAGGAACTGGCCATGCGCCAAGCCTGGGAATGGACGCTTGATACATCTGGGCGCGTGAACTTCTCCCTCGCAGGAGGGCGCAAGACCATGAGCGCAAGCCTCGCCTTGGCCGCACAGTGCTATGGGAGGCAGCAAGATCGCCTGTTCCATGTGCTGGCCGCACCACACTGCGAGGCGGATGTGCAGTTTTTCTATCCGCCACCGGGGACGGAAGGCTCCGCACACGTCATTCTGGCCCCGGTCCCTTTCCCCCGCCTGCGCTCCCGCCTTCCGGCGTCTTTTTTACGCCAGCCCTGTCGACCACAAGACCTTCTGGATCACTTCAGCCTTTCAGACGCCCCTGATGTGCATGTTTATATCCGGGAGCGCCATCTGACCATCAACGCTCGTGGCTGTACTCTCCCGCCAGCCCTGTTCGCGCTGTTTCTCTGGTTCGTCCGCCATAAAAAGGAATTCCCCTGCAACGGCTGGTGCGCCTCCTGCTGCGGACGAGCCTGCTTTACAGAAAGCTCCTCCCTCCTGGCGGATGCCAGTGGTATTGCCCGGCTGTACACAATGGTCAGGGCCTCGGATGCGGCCGCCAGCAGCACCGGCATTCTTGACCTCAATCAGGAAAATTTCATGGCCTACAAGGCTAAGCTGAACCGTCGCCTGCATCGGGATCTGGGCGCTCTTGCCGCGTATGCCGCCATCCTCAGCTTAGGCCGACGCCCCGGCGTTCGCTACGGCCTTTCCGCCATACAATCATCCATCCATATTCATTAA